From Plasmodium brasilianum strain Bolivian I chromosome 5, whole genome shotgun sequence, the proteins below share one genomic window:
- a CDS encoding hypothetical protein (conserved Plasmodium protein) → MEVLHNMQSMDKRVMEIKNFRKLLYQKQKLNIDLKEDVQNYMHMLANLHSLNKNKKNNNSKTFGDSGNFRSCANKKGRRRRSRNSVSSNMSRGRRSNGHDHSGNNNNNNYNNNNNYNNNNNNNNNNNNNNNNNNNNNNNNNNNNNKDNNNDDPSDNNNDDDYNQSDSDNEDKKNMDSDNNEEYNDKNKKKKKGKGKENGNGRKNEDEENDGIFVDEDDDEMQRGGDNVQLEGSSNISSRQMTLRKDREMNYNGTSSSSSNNNNYSNNDVLLSEENNEDANAINENASSVMEYPCDDSHIKACLYDNNTGLMKMTEDHARKIGKKIVSNPFTASSCEDAKEDEQSFASDVNNNNNKTDDINKCIERQHTKVKLNNVLKELKFKSAHNIEYAYTDNSEEHNMSERNVNDNLDDMDTYRKNSQMVDDYDPNKYTNFVRHYVTNVGSIDKAMAKYNLYNSNSQLHSFGLNHMYNNNEGNSSFGMVSSEFNRSISSLNNENLKKGDCDFSNYMTCSGKNNIKKCFQKNINCIEKPLKQIKKYVPVHMGYYEKINYSKAFQPLKNYDCSRAKEYIQNYNCFQNAQQFISKNSLENGVDIVRKHVNLENMKKHVNLENVKKRINIKTVKEHINFESFKEHINFENISKNVQCFDENYERWEDAYKNYVYKYVEDVKQTIFDKGNYYTQNANCNYDLISNDFVKIAANNIKNLNNAYVNNKSKFNLDNHKKYIVFNHKKYAKFFKACYKKRVNSVKKRIEVNKEFLNNYFNACTIDCNNRPMELNNMSKNSSLFDYGNIEANSIERESSLNNITDMRQQTSLLKGLNSSDVARMHSNTSEQLKNEDNGGEGQQETGEGVEGVEAVEVELEDEDNDEYANSDNDFDCNSQIDMSCFSRKNENNKLEYMKAVLPNSGGVESEIIYDQEKKIYFDLNDNVYIHYKDNLYFNAKDRLFYEIEYADAITYENIKNGLIKFGKFLITEKYAPCKIIMKICTHVNEFMYNFLQVNDYKMFYGDKENLVEIIIK, encoded by the coding sequence atggagGTGTTACATAATATGCAGAGTATGGATAAAAGGGttatggaaataaaaaatttccgAAAATTGCTATATCAGAAACagaaattaaatatagaCTTAAAAGAAGATGTACAAAATTACATGCACATGCTAGCTAATTTGCACTCTCTGaacaagaataaaaaaaataataattcaaaaacTTTTGGTGACTCGGGCAATTTTAGAAGTTGtgctaataaaaaaggaagaagaagaagatcAAGAAACAGCGTTTCGTCGAATATGAGCAGAGGTAGAAGGAGCAACGGACATGACCATAGCggtaacaataacaacaataactataataacaacaataactacaataacaacaacaataataataataataataataacaataacaataacaataacaataacaataacaataacaataacaataacaataaggATAATAATAACGATGACCCGAGCGACAACAACAATGATGACGACTACAACCAATCTGACAGTGATAACGaggataagaaaaatatggaCTCCGATAATAATGAGgaatataatgataaaaataagaagaaaaagaaaggaaaggGAAAGGAAAATGGAAATGGacgaaaaaatgaagatgaGGAAAACGATGGGATATTTGTCGACGAAGACGATGATGAAATGCAGAGAGGAGGAGATAATGTACAACTGGAGGGAAGCAGCAATATAAGTTCACGCCAAATGACGCTAAGAAAAGATAGAGAAATGAATTATAACGGCACtagcagtagtagcagcAACAATAACAACTACAGTAACAATGATGTGCTTCTCTCTGAGGAAAACAACGAAGATGCGAACGCAATTAACGAAAATGCATCGTCTGTTATGGAATACCCTTGCGATGATTCACATATTAAAGCCTGTTTATATGATAACAACACAGGTTTAATGAAAATGACAGAGGACCATGCACGCAAAATAgggaaaaaaattgtaagtAATCCATTTACTGCTAGCAGTTGTGAAGATGCAAAAGAGGATGAACAATCCTTTGCTTCtgatgttaataataataataataaaacggATGATATTAACAAATGCATCGAAAGACAACATACAAAAGTAAAACTAAACaatgttttaaaagaattaaaattcAAAAGTGCACACAATATagaatatgcatatacagaTAATTCTGAAGAACATAATATGTCCGAAAGAAATGTAAATGATAATTTAGATGATATGGATACGTACAGAAAAAATTCTCAGATGGTTGATGATTATGATCCTAACAAATATACCAATTTTGTTAGACATTATGTAACAAATGTTGGAAGTATTGACAAAGCTATGGCAAAATATAATCTATACAACTCAAATTCTCAGTTACATTCCTTTGGATTAAatcatatgtataataataatgaaggaAATTCATCCTTTGGAATGGTATCATCAGAATTTAATAGATCTATATcttctttaaataatgaaaatttaaaaaaaggagacTGCGATTTTTCAAATTACATGACTTGTTcaggtaaaaataatataaaaaaatgttttcaaaaaaatattaattgtaTTGAAAAGCctttaaaacaaataaaaaagtatgttCCAGTTCATATGggatattatgaaaaaattaattattctaAAGCTTTCCAGCCGCTTAAGAACTATGATTGTTCACGTGCAAAGGAGTATATCCAAAATTATAACTGCTTCCAAAATGCGCAGCAATTTATTTCGAAAAATTCTCTGGAAAATGGTGTGGACATTGTGAGAAAGCACGTAAACTtggaaaatatgaagaaacaTGTTAACTTGGAAAATGTTAAGAagagaataaatataaaaactgtAAAGGAACACATAAATTTCGAAAGTTTTAaagaacatataaattttgaaaatatttcaaagaATGTTCAATGCTTTGATGAAAATTACGAAAGATGGGAAGACgcgtataaaaattatgtgtaCAAATATGTGGAAGATGTGAAACAAACAATTTTTGATAAGGGAAATTATTATACACAAAATGCTAATTGTAATTACGATTTGATAAGCAAcgattttgttaaaattgctgcaaataatataaaaaatttaaataatgcttatgtaaataataaatctaAATTTAACCTTGATAAtcataagaaatatatagtatttaatcataaaaaatatgccaaattttttaaagcatGTTACAAAAAAAGAGTCAACTctgttaaaaaaagaatagaaGTAAATAAAGAATTCCTTAACAACTATTTTAATGCATGCACAATTGATTGTAATAATAGACCAATGGAGTTAAATAATATGTCCAAAAATTCTTCTCTTTTTGATTATGGAAATATTGAAGCAAATTCGATAGAAAGGGAAAgttctttaaataatattacggATATGAGACAACAAACTTCTTTACTCAAAGGATTGAACTCTTCCGATGTTGCAAGAATGCATAGTAACACCTCAGAACagttaaaaaatgaagacaATGGGGGGGAGGGACAGCAGGAAACGGGAGAAGGAGTAGAAGGAGTAGAAGCTGTAGAAGTAGAACTAGAAGACGAAGACAACGACGAGTATGCAAATTCTGATAATGATTTTGATTGCAATTCTCAAATAGACATGTCCTGTTTTAgcagaaaaaatgaaaataataaactagAATATATGAAGGCTGTTTTACCTAACAGCGGAGGGGTGGAAAgtgaaattatttatgatcaggaaaaaaaaatatattttgacttaaatgataatgtatatattcattataaagataatttatattttaatgctAAAGATAGactattttatgaaattgaATATGCTGATGCTATAAcctatgaaaatattaaaaatgggttgataaaatttggaaaatttttaattacgGAAAAATATGCTCCttgcaaaattattatgaagaTCTGCACACACGTTAATGAGTTTATGTACAACTTCTTACAAGTAAACgattataaaatgttttatggGGACAAGGAAAATTTAGTAGAAATTATAATCAAGTGA